AAGTTCTGCCCATAAATAAAAGGAACAAAACAAATTAAAAGATAGATTTTTAAAATTAACCTTATTTTCTTCATATAAAAAATATATACATTTCCTAAGAGAATAATATAACGATATAAACAGCTTCAATGCAAACCACTCACAAACTGCAATAAACCACCACAGGATAGACCATATTACTCACAAACTGACATACACATGTCTTCATAGCTCCCACCATTCACTTTTTTCAATTATTCTTTTCCTAGTGTTAAAATTAATTGTTATATGTAATACTCACAACCGAAATTAATTAAGTAAGTATTGTTGTACATTTAGCACAAATTAATTTTTAATTTATTCAAACTTCACTTGAATACAAAAAAAGGCGAGCAAAGTGCTACTATTATGGTGCAACACTTAAGATTTGTCCTGAAATAGCCCCGATAGAAGCGGATACCCCACAGCGAAGAGGCGGAGCGAAGCGGAGCCTCTGAGCGAGGAGTATGAGCGGATAGCGGGAAATAGCTCCTAAATAAAATCTGATAAATATCAGCTAATTGATGAGTTTATTTTTATTTGTATTTAATCTAAATTATGTTATATTTGCAACATGAATACAGCAGTAATTCCTTTTAAAGTACCTGTGCTTACGCCTGCGTTTTCGGCTGAACAAGAGATGTTTTGCAGCAAAAAGAAATGTTGTAAAAAGTTTAAAAAGGGTAAAAGGTGCAAAAAATGCCCTGGCAGATTGAAAATGGCTTAACGAAAAAGCCAAAATAAAAGTAGTATCGCCAACAACAGAGCTAGGATATACGGAAGTTTACTAGGTCGGTTGGCAGTGTTTGATTGCTGTTTTGTATTGGTAAAATGAGTTTCAGAGAGAGGTGTTTCCACTTCCTGTATTTCTTTTATAGTGATACCTTTGGCAACGGTTTTTTGCAATAGTGTATTGGTAGCGTTCAGTAAAATTTTACACTCTCCGTTGGTATCAAACTGTGTGATTTTCACCTTTTTTTCTCCATAGTTTTTTACTAGACCAAAAGGGATTATTTTTATTACATCGGCATTTTGTGTCTGCCAATTTAGGATAATTTCTTCGCCTTTTTTCACTCTGAGTTTATTTGCGTGGAAGGTTTTGATATAAGGTGGTTGGTCGGATTTTATGTTTTGTTGTATTTGTGCTAATTTTTGGTCGTATAAACTTCTACTATTTGCGTTGATAAGCACCTCGTAAGCCTCCTGAACTTCTCTGAAACGCTCCACAAAAAATGAATCGTTTTCGTTTTTATCAGGGTGATATTTAAGTGATAACTTTCGGTAAGCCTTCTTGATGTCTTCCGATGTAGCCTCTTCCGAAATTCCTAAAAAGTAATAGTAATTCTTCACCTTAAACCAATTCCAAAATTTGTTTTAGTTCTAAAATATGAGTACCTGCTTTGTACCTTTCCACCGACTTAACCATTGCTTTACTTAAATCTTCCACTGATATAGGTTGATATTTTTTCAGCAATCCTATTTTATTAAAAGTATTTAATATAGGTAGTGAAATACGCTCTCCTAATCTCTTTGTTTCAGGGCGTATAAGTAAACTTGGTCTTAAAATAATGAGGCTAGGGAAATTAAGTTCTGCAATTGCCTCCTCTAGTTTACCCTTCATTTTAGAATAGAAAATTGGCGACTTTTTATCTGCTCCCATAGAAGAAATTAAAACCAATGTAGAAACACCGTTTTCTTTAGCTATTTTAGCAAAAGTGTATTGGTAATCATAATCCACACGCCACTGAGCGTCTTGACTCCCAGCGTCTTTAAGCGTAGTTCCTAAACAAGAAAATGCAACATCTCCGCTGATAATAGCCGAACTTTGCTCTAAATGATTGAAATCTACTTTACAAATTTCCACTTTTGGCAACAACGAAGTACCCTCTCTCCTAGATAATGCCACCACCGACTGATACGACAAATCATTAGAAAGTGTATTTAATAGAGCCTTACCCGTAGCTCCCGTCCCACCAATAACTACTGCTTTTTTCATCTCGCTAAAATACAAAAAGGGAGAGCCAGTGCAGACTCTCCCTTCAAAAATAATTTATTTTAAGCTTGCTAGAGCGGCTTCGTAGTTAGGCTCGTTAGTAATTTCGGATACTTGTTCTGTGTAAATCACTTTATCATTTTCATCAGTGATAACAACCGCTCTACTCAACAATCCTTTGAGCGGTGAGTCTGCTAAAGTAACGCCAAATTCTTCCCCAAAATTACTTCTAAAATCAGATAGTGTTTCTACATTATTTAAACCTTCTGCAGCACAAAAACGCCCTAATGCAAATGGTAAATCTCTAGATATGTTTATTACTACCGTATTATCTAACTTAGACGCTTCTTCATTAAATTTTCTCGCTGAAGCCGCACATACTCCCGTGTCTATACTTGGGAAAATGTTAAGTACTTTTCTTTTTCCTGAGAAGTCATTTTTAGTTTTTTCGCTTAAATCTGAAGCTACTAGATTAAAGTCTTTTATTGTTTCTCCTAGTTTAGGAAGTTCTCCTACACTACTAATTTCATTACCTTTTAATGTTAGTTTTGCCATTTTAAATGTTTTAATATTTATCAAAAATAAATATAAATTTCTTACAAACCTATTGTTAGCTTTACTATCCTAATAAACACCAATAAAAAAGCATAAACTCCGAAAAGTTTATGCTCTCTATATCAACTGATTGATTCTTATTTTATTTCCTAATAAAGTCCAAATTGCATAGCAAATAAATCTGGATACACTCCCATCGCTACCAATAACAATACAAGCACCACCGCCATAATGTTATAAGTAATACTTACCTTTTCACTAGTTTTAAATGAACTTTCTTGATAAAAGAACATCGCTATAATCAATCTTAAATAATAAGCGATACTCAAGGCAGAACCCAAGATAGCTACAACTACCAGTACAGTAGCGTTACCTGAAATAGCTTGACTAAAAACATTAAACTTACCTATAAACCCTGCCGTAAGCGGAATACCAGCCATTGATAACAGAGATACAGAAGCTACAACAGCTAATAAAGGTTCTGTCTTTGCCAAACCATTAAATGCCTCGAAAGAAGTTTCTCTCTTTATTTTTTCTACCCATATCAAACACATAAATACCCCAACTGTTGCTAAAGAATAAGCAAATAGATAGAACGCTAAATTATATACAGAAAGACTATTAAATCCGAAAAATATGAGAGCTATATATCCTGCATGAGAAACACTAGAGTAAGCCAACATTCTCTTAGCATTGGTTTGTGCTAATCCCATAATATTAGACAGAATAAGTGTTAAGATAATAAGCACAGCCACAATGTTAATCCACATAGAAAAACCTCCGATAAATGCTAAAGTCATCACTTTGAAAAACGCATAAAATCCTGCTATCTTAACCACTGATGCCATAAAACCTGTTATAATAGACGGTGCTCCTTGATACACGTCTGGACTCCACATATGGAATGGTGCTAAAGATACTTTAAATGCCATAGCCACCAACATCATTACAATTCCTAATAAAAACATTTTGCTTGTAGCTCCGTGTGCTCCTCCAAAAAGGTGGATAGTAGCTAAATCAAAACTTCCTGTACTACCATAAATTAACGCAATACCGAAAAGCAAAAAGCCCGTAGCAAAAGCACCCATCAAAAAGTATTTCATAGACGCTTCTACAGAACGAAGATTGGTTTTAGCACTTCCTGCCATAACATAAAGCGGTATAGACAGTATCTCTATCCCTAAAAATAGAGTAACCATATTTTGGAATCCAAACAAAATAATACCTCCACAAAGAGAAAATAGCATTAAAGCATAAAGCTCCGACTGGTGACTTCTATGATTACTAAATGCAAAACCTGCAATAAAAAATAATAAAAGAGT
The genomic region above belongs to Riemerella anatipestifer and contains:
- the tpx gene encoding thiol peroxidase: MAKLTLKGNEISSVGELPKLGETIKDFNLVASDLSEKTKNDFSGKRKVLNIFPSIDTGVCAASARKFNEEASKLDNTVVINISRDLPFALGRFCAAEGLNNVETLSDFRSNFGEEFGVTLADSPLKGLLSRAVVITDENDKVIYTEQVSEITNEPNYEAALASLK
- a CDS encoding NAD(P)H-binding protein, coding for MKKAVVIGGTGATGKALLNTLSNDLSYQSVVALSRREGTSLLPKVEICKVDFNHLEQSSAIISGDVAFSCLGTTLKDAGSQDAQWRVDYDYQYTFAKIAKENGVSTLVLISSMGADKKSPIFYSKMKGKLEEAIAELNFPSLIILRPSLLIRPETKRLGERISLPILNTFNKIGLLKKYQPISVEDLSKAMVKSVERYKAGTHILELKQILELV
- a CDS encoding J domain-containing protein encodes the protein MKNYYYFLGISEEATSEDIKKAYRKLSLKYHPDKNENDSFFVERFREVQEAYEVLINANSRSLYDQKLAQIQQNIKSDQPPYIKTFHANKLRVKKGEEIILNWQTQNADVIKIIPFGLVKNYGEKKVKITQFDTNGECKILLNATNTLLQKTVAKGITIKEIQEVETPLSETHFTNTKQQSNTANRPSKLPYILALLLAILLLFWLFR
- a CDS encoding NADH-quinone oxidoreductase subunit N; protein product: MSVLITIFITAVIALFTGVFNQGKYARYVGILGLGIALYVSFLPDCTFFEKYNAMFSYSANTALFTKISLVVTLLLFFIAGFAFSNHRSHQSELYALMLFSLCGGIILFGFQNMVTLFLGIEILSIPLYVMAGSAKTNLRSVEASMKYFLMGAFATGFLLFGIALIYGSTGSFDLATIHLFGGAHGATSKMFLLGIVMMLVAMAFKVSLAPFHMWSPDVYQGAPSIITGFMASVVKIAGFYAFFKVMTLAFIGGFSMWINIVAVLIILTLILSNIMGLAQTNAKRMLAYSSVSHAGYIALIFFGFNSLSVYNLAFYLFAYSLATVGVFMCLIWVEKIKRETSFEAFNGLAKTEPLLAVVASVSLLSMAGIPLTAGFIGKFNVFSQAISGNATVLVVVAILGSALSIAYYLRLIIAMFFYQESSFKTSEKVSITYNIMAVVLVLLLVAMGVYPDLFAMQFGLY